In one window of Sardina pilchardus chromosome 23, fSarPil1.1, whole genome shotgun sequence DNA:
- the LOC134071715 gene encoding uncharacterized protein LOC134071715, with the protein MAASPSSLEEDLTCSVCCDIFQEPVLLGCGHSFCWECLSLHWRSSPGRCCPVCQGPSSQPPVLNTSLRSTCESFLQQQQQQQQHKQQQQQQQQQQQQQQHKQQQQQQQQQQQQQQHKQQQQQQQQQQQQQQQQKQQQQQHKQQQQQQQQQQQQQPKQQQQQQQQQQQQRQQQQQQQQQQQQQQQQQQKQQQQQQQQQQQQQQQQQQQQKQQQQQQQQQQQQQQQQQQQQQQQQHKQQQQQQQQQQQQQQHKQQQQQQKQQQQQQQQQQQQQQQQQQQQQQQQQQQQQKDAEAQRIKKKKEEEEERAWLCSLHGQRLAFFCEMDEQPVCTQCKISGHRGHRIVTVQTALKERKAKLSTAIRPLKQTLDLLKSGSNNNAKSQIEDTKRKMKKDFEELHKFLLDEEAARLSALTQEAESRSTVGKAETDGQISNLETESRKWKDLNRKTEIKDALRFLQDFDSILLQAQSSEPESALPAFSGSSAPATQRIDVTKHVGNLKFRVWEKMKEIAPYCKCSYPVTLNPNAPLRFLSLSDDLAGVSRVDNKWPLFSVPGSEGIADNNFHSWDVDVGDEDAEWMLGLTIYRLSLRHSSLSPEGYFCAIRKLGGEFQALTAVTSVTGLHLTRRPCVVRVQLWRPLTLRDPPTRSLRLLDAQTGTEIHTFNDVPCQVPVYPFLLPTKTSSPLRLMPAEVTVMVKEEASFMQKHANTFTTIATTCKTVATTCMAIATTVWTFATTFITFIKNSLMDEHAH; encoded by the exons ATGGCTGCCTCTCCTTCATCTCTGGAGGAGGACTTGACATGCAGCGTGTGCTGCGACATCTTCCAGGAGCCTGTGTTGCTGGGCTGTGGTCACAGCTTCTGCTGGGAGTGCTTGAGCCTCCACTGGAGGTCCAGCCCAGGACGCTGCTGCCCCGTCTGCCAAGGCCCCTCATCCCAGCCACCCGTCCTCAACACCAGCCTGAGGAGCACCTGCGAGTCCTTcctgcaacaacagcagcagcagcagcagcataaacaacagcagcagcagcaacaacaacaacagcagcagcagcagcataaacaacagcagcagcagcaacaacaacagcaacagcagcagcagcataaacaacagcagcagcaacaacaacaacaacaacagcagcagcagcagcagaaacaacagcaacagcagcataaacaacagcagcagcagcaacaacagcaacagcagcagcagccaaaacaacagcaacagcaacaacagcaacaacaacaacaacgacagcagcagcagcaacaacaacagcaacagcagcaacagcagcagcagcagcagaaacaacagcaacaacaacagcagcagcagcaacaacaacagcaacagcagcagcagcagcagaaacaacagcagcaacagcagcaacaacaacaacaacaacaacaacaacaacaacaacaacaacagcagcagcagcataaacaacagcagcagcagcaacaacaacagcaacagcagcagcagcataaacaacagcagcagcagcagaaacaacagcaacagcagcagcagcaacaacaacaacagcaacaacagcaacaacaacaacaacaacagcagcagcagcaacaacagcagaaaGATGCCGAGGCCCAGAGaataaagaagaagaaagaggaggaagaggagagggcctGGCTGTGCTCTTTGCACGGCCAGAGGCTGGCGTTTTTCTGTGAGATGGACGAGCAGCCCGTGTGCACACAGTGTAAGATCAGCGGGCACAGGGGCCACCGTATAGTAACGGTGCAGACAGCACTGAAGGAACGCAAG GCCAAACTGTCAACAGCAATCAGACCTCTGAAACAGACACTGGATTTGCTCAAAAGTGGCTCCAATAATAATGCTAAG AGCCAAATTGAGGACacaaagaggaagatgaagaaggACTTTGAGGAGCTCCATAAGTTCCTATTGGACGAGGAGGCGGCCAGACTGAGCGCGCTCACACAGGAGGCGGAGTCCCGCAGCACAGTCGGGAAGGCCGAGACTGACGGACAGATCAGCAACCTGGAAACGGAATCACGGAAATGGAAAGACCTGAACAGAAAGACGGAGATAAAAGATGCCCTCAGATTCCTGCAG GACTTTGACTCTATCCTGTTGCA AGCACAGAGCTCTGAGCCAGAGTCTGCACTTCCAGCGTTTTCAGGCTCGTCAGCTCCAGCGACACAGCGTATCGATGTGACCAAACACGTGGGGAATCTGAAattcagagtctgggagaagatgaaggagatAGCACCATACTGCAAGTGTTCCT ACCCAGTGACCCTGAACCCAAATGCACCCCTCCGCTTCCTGTCTCTGTCGGATGACCTGGCCGGTGTCAGCAGGGTGGACAACAAGTGGCCCCTCTTCTCGGTGCCGGGGTCAGAGGGCATCGCCGACAACAACTTCCACTCGTGGGACGTCGACGTGGGAGATGAGGATGCAGAGTGGATGCTGGGACTGACGATCTATCGACTGAGTCTCAGACACTCTTCCCTTTCGCCAGAGGGATACTTCTGTGCCATCCGGAAATTAG GTGGTGAGTTCCAGGCCCTGACTGCGGTCACATCCGTGACTGGGCTGCACTTGACCAGGAGACCCTGTGTGGTGCGGGTGCAGCTATGGCGACCTTTGACCCTGAGGGATCCACCCACCCGGAGTTTGAGGCTTCTGGACGCCCAGACTGGCACAGAGATTCATACGTTCAACGACGTCCCGTGCCAGGTGCCCGTCTACCCGTTCCTCCTCCCCACAAAGACGTCGTCCCCGCTCAGGCTGATGCCAGCGGAGGTGACCGTGATGGTGAAAGAGGAGGCGAGCTTCATGCAGAAACATGCCAACACATTTACCACCATTGCCACCACATGCAAGACCGTTGCCACCACATGTATGGCCATTGCCACCACAGTCTGGACCTTTGCCACCACATTCATAACTTTCATTAAGAATTCCTTAATGGATGAACACGCTCACTAG